A window of the Elgaria multicarinata webbii isolate HBS135686 ecotype San Diego chromosome 22, rElgMul1.1.pri, whole genome shotgun sequence genome harbors these coding sequences:
- the UNC45B gene encoding protein unc-45 homolog B gives MEDPTQLKEEGNKYFQANDYENAIKSYSKALKLTKDKSLQALLHRNRAACFLKKESYAQAASDASRAIDINASDIKALYRRSQALEKLGKLDQAFKDIQRCATIEPRNKNFQETLRRLGTNIQEKLRVQFSTDARVQQMFEILLDEKSEKEKREKAANNLIVLGREEAGAERIFQNNGMNLLVRLIDTKNPELILAAVRTFSGMCTGHKARATAILHVLGIDNICLWMSIDHEEISLAVASLLQSITDSLAGEGRKEEHGKEDALVLDTKKDLKAITVHLLDMLPSKKVSGQGRDRALNLLNKNVPRQDLRNHDNSRTLFVIDNGLKKILKVAGQLPDMPNCLPLTENTQLTASVLLNKLYDDLRCDPERENFRLICEEYIKSKIDPKDMDKTLHAIQTVSGILQGPFDLGNQLLGLKGVMEMMVALCGSEREIDQLVAVEALIHASTKLSRATFIITNGITLLKEIYKKTQNEKIKIRALVGLCKLGSAGGTDYGLRQFAEGSTEKLARQCRKWLCNPAIDTRTRKWAVEGLAYLTLDADVKDDFVEDEPAMQAMFELAKTSDKTILYSVASVLVNCTNSYDVKEIVPELVQLAKFSKQHVPEEHPKDKKDFVVKRVKRLIQAGVVSTLVCMVKADSAILTDQTKELLARVFLALCDDSKDRGTVVAQGGGKALIPLAIEGTEGGKIKASHALAKIAAISNPDIAFPGERVYEVVRPLVSLLNTDRDGLQNYEALLGLTNFSGRSDKLRLKIIKEKALPDIENYMFENHDQLRQAATECMCNLVVNKEVQERFLAEGNDRLKLVVLLCGEDDDKVQNAAAGALAMLTAAHKKLCHKLTQVTTQWLEILQRLCIHDRLDVQHRGLVVVYNLIQADHELAKTLVESEMLEILTVIGKQADDPKRQHVLNVARECLVKCMDYGLIKPVSQP, from the exons ATGGAAGACCCTACCCAGCTGAAGGAGGAAGGGAATAAGTATTTCCAAGCCAACGACTATGAGAACGCTATTAAGAGCTACTCCAAAGCTCTCAAACTCACCAAAGATAAGTCGCTCCAGGCTCTGTTGCACCGAAACCGGGCGGCGTGTTTTCTGAAAAAG GAGAGCTATGCCCAGGCGGCATCCGATGCATCTAGAG CTATCGACATCAATGCTTCAGATATTAAGGCCTTGTACCGACGCAGCCAGGCTCTGGAGAAGCTGGGCAAACTGGACCAGGCCTTCAAGGACATCCAGCGTTGCGCCACCATTGAGCCACGGAACAAAAACTTCCAAGAGACCCTTCGGCGTTTAGGAACCAACATCCAGGAGAAG CTGCGTGTCCAGTTCTCCACCGATGCCAGGGTGCAGCAAATGTTTGAAATCTTGCTGGATGAAAAGagtgagaaggagaagagagagaag GCTGCAAACAATCTTATTGTCCTCGGTCGggaagaagcaggagcagagagaATCTTCCAGAACAACGGTATGAACCTCCTTGTGCGGTTGATCGACACCAAAAACCCGGAGCTGATCCTTGCAGCAGTACGGACTTTTTCGGGGATGTGTACGGGACACAAGGCACGG GCCACCGCCATCCTCCACGTGCTAGGAATCGACAATATTTGCCTGTGGATGTCCATAGACCACGAAGAGATCTCGCTGGCCGTCGCCAGCCTCCTGCAGTCCATCACCGACTCTTTGGCCGGGGAGGGCAGGAAGGAAGAGCATGGGAAGGAGGACGCCCTGGTGCTGG ACACAAAGAAGGATCTGAAGGCCATCACTGTTCACCTCCTTGATATGCTCCCCAGTAAAAAGGTGTCTGGACAAGGGCGAGACCGGGCACTCAATTTACTGAATAAGAACGTACCGAGGCAGGACCTAAGAAACCATGACAACAGTCGCACCTTGTTTGTGATTGACAATG GTCTAAAAAAGATCCTAAAAGTTGCCGGCCAGCTTCCAGACATGCCCAACTGCCTACCTTTGACAGAGAACACCCAGTTGACGGCTTCGGTTCTTCTGAACAAATTGTACGACGACTTGCGCTGCGACCCggagagagagaatttcagaCTGATCTGTGAAGAGTACATCAA GAGCAAAATTGACCCCAAGGACATGGACAAGACCCTGCACGCCATCCAGACGGTCTCCGGCATCTTGCAAGGGCCTTTCGATTTGGGCAACCAGTTGCTCGGCTTGAAGGGCGTCATGGAAATGATGGTCGCCCTCTGCGGCTCCGAGAGAGAGATCGATCAGCTGGTGGCCGTGGAAGCCCTCATCCACGCCTCCACCAAGCTGAGCCGGGCCACCTTCATCATCACCAACGGCATCACCCTGCTGAAGGAGATCTACAAGAAGACCCAGAACGAGAAGATCAAGATCCGAGCTCTGGTG GGCCTTTGCAAGCTAGGCTCCGCGGGTGGCACCGACTACGGCCTGCGACAATTTGCCGAAGGATCCACCGAGAAACTGGCGAGACAGTGCCGGAA GTGGCTGTGCAACCCCGCCATAGACACGCGCACCCGGAAATGGGCGGTGGAGGGTCTGGCCTACTTGACCCTGGACGCCGACGTCAAGGACGACTTCGTGGAAGACGAGCCGGCCATGCAAGCCATGTTTGAACTAGCCAAG ACGAGCGACAAGACCATCTTGTACTCCGTGGCCTCCGTCCTCGTGAACTGCACCAACAGCTACGACGTCAAGGAGATCGTCCCGGAACTGGTGCAGCTGGCCAAGTTTTCGAAGCAGCACGTTCCGGAGGAACACCCGAAG gACAAAAAGGACTTTGTTGTCAAGCGGGTGAAACGTCTGATCCAAGCCGGAGTCGTCTCTACCCTGGTTTGCATGGTCAAGGCGGACAGCGCCATTTTGACAGATCAAACCAAAGAGCTCTTGGCCAG AGTTTTTCTCGCTTTGTGTGACGACTCCAAGGACCGTGGTACGGTTGTGGCTCAAGGGGGCGGAAAG GCCTTGATCCCTCTGGCCATAGAAGGCACAGAGGGCGGCAAGATCAAAGCGTCCCACGCGCTGGCCAAGATCGCAGCCATCTCCAATCCGGACATCGCGTTCCCTGGGGAGAGG GTGTACGAAGTCGTGCGGCCGCTGGTTAGCTTACTGAACACCGACCGAGACGGGCTACAGAATTATGAGGCTCTGCTAGGTCTCACCAACTTTTCGGGAAGAAGTGACAAACTCCG ACTGAAGATCATCAAAGAAAAAGCCCTGCCAGACATCGAGAACTACATGTTTGAAAACCACGACCAGCTCCGTCAGGCGGCCACGGAGTGTATGTGCAACCTGGTAGTCAATAAAGAG gttCAGGAGAGATTCCTAGCGGAGGGGAACGACCGACTCAAACTGGTGGTACTTCTGTGCGGCGAGGACGACGACAAAGTCCAGAACGCGGCCGCCGGGGCCCTGGCGATGCTCACAGCGGCCCACAAGAAACTCTGCCATAAGCTAACCCAAGTG ACAACCCAGTGGTTGGAGATACTGCAGCGGCTGTGCATTCACGACAGGCTGGACGTACAGCACCGGGGCCTTGTCGTCGTTTACAACTTAATCCAGGCGGACCACGAGCTGGCTAAGACGCTGGTGGAGAGCGAGATGTTGGAGATCCTGACCGTTATTGGCAAACAGGCGGACGATCCCAAGCGACAGCACGTCCTCAACGTGGCTCGCGAATGCCTCGTGAAGTGCATGGACTACGGGCTGATCAAACCTGTGTCTCAGCCATAA
- the RAD51D gene encoding DNA repair protein RAD51 homolog 4: MILREGLCPGMTAEMAQLLKTNGIKTVVDLVSADLEEVAQKCSLSYKALVAVRRVLLAQFSSFPVNGADLYEELKSTTAILSTGIQSLDKLLDSGLYTGEMTELVGGPGTGKTQVCLNVAADVSHSLKQDVLYIDSTGGFTASRLLQLLERRTDDEREQVEALQRIQLVRAFDAYRMLDALQEFRIGVTQEIASVSRPVKVLVVDSISAVICPLLGSRQPDGMALMMHLAWELKTMAKEFGMAVVLTNHVTRDASNGHLKPALGRSWSFVPSTRVLLQDSKESSGKASFCRIASLMKSPRQPVGIQVELELGNGELTEGSPTTSGEGT; this comes from the exons ATGATTCTCCGAGAAGGGCTGTGTCCGGGGATGACCGCTGAGATGGCCCAGCTTCTAAAGACAAATGGGATCAAGACAG TGGTGGATCTCGTCTCGGCCGATTTGGAAGAAGTTGCCCAGAAGTGTTCTTTGTCTTACAAG GCCTTGGTCGCCGTCAGGCGCGTGTTGCTGGCACAGTTTTCCTCCTTCCCGGTCAACGGGGCGGATCTCTATGAGGAGCTCAAGAGCACCACGGCCATCTTGTCGACAGGGATCCAAAG CTTGGACAAACTTCTAGACTCTGGCCTGTACACCGGGGAAATGACGGAGCTCGTGGGAGGCCCTGGCACTGGCAAGACCCAG GTGTGCCTCAACGTAGCAGCCGACGTGTCTCACAGCCTTAAACAGGACGTCCTGTATATTGACTCCACCGGGGGGTTCACGGCCTCCCGGTTGCTGCAGCTCCTCGAACGCAGGACCGACGACGAGCGAGAGCAG GTGGAGGCACTACAGAGAATCCAGCTTGTTCGTGCGTTTGATGCCTACAGAATGTTGGACGCGTTGCAGGAGTTCCGGATTGGCGTGACCCAGGAG ATCGCGAGTGTCTCTCGGCCGGTGAAAGTTCTGGTGGTCGACTCCATCTCCGCCGTCATCTGTCCTCTGTTGGGAAGCCGCCAGCCTGATG GCATGGCCCTGATGATGCATTTAGCTTGGGAGCTGAAAACCATGGCCAAGGAGTTTGGGATGGCCGTCGTG CTGACAAACCACGTGACCAGAGACGCCAGCAACGGCCACCTTAAACCGGCGCTGGGACGCTCCTGGAGTTTTGTCCCCAGTACACGAGTGCTGTTGCAGGACAGCAAGGAATCTTCTGGGAAGGCCAGCTTCTGTCGGATTGCATCCTTGATGAAAAGTCCTCGGCAG